In a single window of the Pseudomonadota bacterium genome:
- a CDS encoding acyl-CoA dehydrogenase, translated as MSATSQSVPNASTAKTGRAEFNWQDPLLISSQLTDDERMVQEAAYAYCQEKLMPRVLMANREEHFDREIMNEMGELGFLGSTLPEEYGCAAVNYVCYGLIAREVERVDSGYRSAMSVQSSLVMHPIYAYGTEEQRKKYLPKLATGEQVGCFGLTEPNAGSNPSQMRTRARKIDGGYVLNGSKMWITNSPIADVFVVWAKDDAGEIRGFVLEKGMKGLTAPKIEGKFSLRASITGEIVMDEVEIPEENLLPNVKGLKGPFGCLNRARYGIAWGSLGAAEYCWHAARQYTLDREQFGRPLAANQLVQKKLADMQTEITLGLQACLQLGRLFDQGMAAPEAISMLKRNNCGKSLDIARIARDMHGGNGIADEFHVIRHMMNLEAVNTYEGTHDVHALILGRAQTGLQAFSG; from the coding sequence ATGAGCGCAACCTCTCAAAGTGTACCCAACGCGTCAACAGCCAAAACCGGCCGCGCCGAGTTCAATTGGCAGGATCCGCTGCTGATCTCTTCCCAGCTCACCGATGATGAGCGCATGGTGCAGGAGGCGGCTTACGCCTATTGCCAAGAGAAGCTGATGCCGCGCGTACTGATGGCTAATCGCGAAGAGCATTTTGATCGTGAAATCATGAACGAGATGGGCGAGTTGGGCTTTCTTGGATCAACCCTGCCGGAAGAGTACGGCTGCGCAGCGGTCAACTATGTCTGCTATGGGTTGATCGCACGCGAAGTGGAGCGTGTGGATAGCGGTTATCGATCTGCAATGAGTGTGCAATCGAGCCTGGTGATGCATCCCATTTATGCATATGGTACCGAAGAACAACGTAAAAAATATCTGCCGAAGTTGGCAACCGGTGAGCAAGTCGGCTGCTTCGGGCTAACTGAACCGAACGCCGGATCGAATCCTTCGCAGATGCGGACCCGTGCACGAAAGATCGACGGTGGCTACGTGTTGAACGGATCCAAGATGTGGATAACCAACTCGCCCATTGCTGATGTCTTCGTCGTATGGGCCAAAGATGATGCGGGCGAAATCCGTGGTTTTGTACTCGAGAAAGGCATGAAAGGTCTTACCGCACCGAAGATCGAGGGCAAGTTCTCGCTACGCGCCTCGATCACCGGAGAGATCGTGATGGATGAGGTGGAAATCCCCGAAGAGAATCTGCTGCCCAACGTGAAGGGACTTAAAGGCCCCTTCGGCTGCCTCAATCGCGCGCGCTACGGTATTGCGTGGGGCAGTCTGGGCGCTGCTGAGTACTGCTGGCATGCAGCACGTCAGTACACCCTGGATCGCGAGCAGTTCGGCCGCCCGCTTGCGGCCAATCAGCTGGTGCAGAAAAAGCTCGCGGACATGCAGACCGAGATCACCCTGGGTCTGCAGGCCTGCCTGCAATTGGGGCGGTTGTTCGATCAGGGTATGGCGGCACCTGAGGCGATCTCCATGCTCAAGCGCAACAACTGCGGCAAGTCGCTGGATATCGCACGCATCGCGCGTGATATGCATGGCGGCAATGGTATAGCAGACGAGTTCCATGTCATCCGCCACATGATGAATCTTGAAGCAGTCAACACCTATGAAGGCACGCACGATGTCCACGCGCTGATACTTGGGCGTGCCCAGACCGGCCTGCAAGCGTTCTCCGGTTAA